One genomic segment of uncultured Desulfobacter sp. includes these proteins:
- the cmk gene encoding (d)CMP kinase, translated as MDRRIITIDGPAGAGKTTVSRALARGLGCVYVDTGALYRAVAFEIKRRQINWEDSALLEQFLASLDLDFVMEGREPVLTSSGRDISAYIRTNEISMLASATSAVPQVRKALLGIQRSIAGERDAVFEGRDMGTAVFPNASYKFFLTADVKVRARRRFEESNASGISFEKILEDMVKRDRDDTQRAASPLKQAPDAILIDATLLNVSQVVEKMKNIIMVV; from the coding sequence ATGGACAGGCGTATTATTACCATCGACGGGCCTGCCGGTGCCGGTAAAACAACAGTTTCAAGGGCCCTTGCAAGGGGACTTGGCTGTGTTTATGTGGATACCGGTGCTTTGTATAGAGCCGTTGCGTTTGAGATAAAGCGCCGGCAGATCAACTGGGAAGACAGTGCTCTGCTTGAACAGTTTCTTGCCAGTCTTGATCTTGATTTTGTCATGGAAGGCCGGGAGCCTGTGCTGACATCATCAGGCCGGGATATCAGCGCATATATCCGAACCAATGAAATCAGTATGCTGGCCTCGGCCACTTCGGCCGTCCCCCAGGTGCGAAAGGCATTGCTGGGTATTCAAAGATCCATTGCCGGGGAAAGGGATGCCGTGTTCGAAGGCAGGGATATGGGAACAGCTGTTTTTCCCAATGCTTCGTATAAGTTTTTTTTGACCGCTGATGTTAAAGTGCGGGCCCGGAGGCGATTTGAGGAATCAAACGCCTCCGGGATTTCATTTGAAAAAATTCTTGAAGATATGGTTAAACGGGATAGGGATGATACCCAACGTGCTGCTTCCCCGTTAAAACAAGCCCCGGATGCTATCCTTATAGATGCAACCTTATTAAATGTTTCCCAAGTGGTGGAAAAAATG
- a CDS encoding 1-acyl-sn-glycerol-3-phosphate acyltransferase, producing MSLFAPINNLVSATRKKIRELIAFLLKYSHDYYSSFYPGTQSFIVRKILNHLVNKISIDNNSLKRIKNTAPGSIVVFACKNKHMFDFLYFHTLLKPMNCPYPELSFDLRFVLLLPVKQLGRIILSHLDYFFHHFNFKDIYSSGYARKMLLDNRAGFISLIEEDEFYNRFIRSTPDPLFHLIELQKQTEKSVVIVPEDIIYITKPMHKNPSLGDILFGTHEKPGRIKRIFTMLRQPERIRVEVARPVNLKEFLARPEIQRLDSEFQTHRLRSLLVDILNRQRKSITGPVLKSRQEITEDILNRKSLREFLAAYADKTGAPLRKVNKKAAAYIDEIAANYSLRVINVLNWLFTWVFKNIFEGISVSQDEINTMRETYSKAPLILIPCHKSHLDYLLLPYVMFKNNMPCPHIAAGKNLSFWPLGPIFRGAGAFFLRRTFKGAELYTRIFAAYIEKLLYEGFNIKIYIEGGRSRTGKVLPPKTGGLSMIIQAFLSGACEDLYFVPIYVGYDRVLEEDAYLKEIEGGKKTPENLKGLLNTRKFLKRKYGKVYLKFDTPISMNTYMEEKGVDLKKTSDREFSHFVKEFGYKLISAINDNTVATPHGIVASGILNCSESTFTKKQMFARVNTYMNHLVFHGAYLSDTLMIDPDNAFNSVIENFISRNFIELADEDEDGITDTTMLIVKHNKRPVLDYYKNSVICFFVPAAYTAAAIIETDRFKFDMQDLVSRYQFLQKLFTDEFSFDEEITAQEQISKALKGFINEGILVPDPQFADTFNLTSEGLRKLKWFATFLIPFFESYMTCLVFLEKEKTDKYDVKERAKKLLSFGNKLYKRNQVVRKESLSLINYRNAVNYFSKNDINGSGDQERIDEYKEILNLLSRRISS from the coding sequence ATGAGTTTGTTTGCACCGATAAATAACCTGGTCTCAGCCACCAGAAAAAAAATACGTGAATTAATAGCGTTTCTGCTTAAATACTCCCATGATTACTATTCAAGTTTTTATCCAGGCACCCAAAGCTTTATTGTCAGAAAAATACTAAACCATCTTGTTAATAAAATCAGCATAGACAACAACAGCCTTAAACGAATAAAAAACACAGCACCGGGATCAATTGTTGTATTTGCCTGTAAAAACAAACACATGTTTGATTTTTTATATTTTCACACCCTTTTAAAACCTATGAACTGTCCCTATCCTGAGCTGAGTTTTGATTTACGGTTTGTCTTGCTTCTGCCCGTAAAACAGCTAGGACGTATTATTCTTTCCCATTTAGACTATTTTTTTCACCATTTCAATTTCAAGGATATCTATTCCAGCGGATATGCCCGGAAAATGCTTTTGGATAACCGGGCAGGTTTCATAAGCCTTATTGAAGAGGATGAATTTTATAACAGATTTATCAGGTCAACACCGGATCCTTTATTTCATCTGATTGAATTGCAGAAGCAAACAGAGAAGTCAGTTGTTATTGTGCCCGAAGATATTATCTATATCACCAAGCCCATGCATAAAAATCCAAGCCTCGGGGATATTTTATTCGGCACCCATGAAAAACCCGGGCGTATAAAAAGGATTTTCACCATGCTGCGGCAACCGGAAAGAATCCGGGTAGAAGTGGCACGGCCTGTAAATTTGAAAGAATTCTTAGCCCGTCCTGAAATCCAGCGTCTTGATTCGGAATTCCAGACCCATCGGCTTAGAAGTCTCCTTGTGGATATCCTGAACCGCCAGCGCAAAAGTATCACCGGTCCCGTGCTTAAATCCCGTCAGGAGATCACCGAAGACATTCTTAACCGAAAATCCTTAAGAGAATTTCTGGCTGCTTATGCAGACAAAACCGGGGCGCCTTTGCGAAAGGTAAACAAAAAGGCGGCTGCCTATATCGATGAAATTGCAGCCAATTACAGTTTAAGGGTGATAAATGTTTTAAACTGGCTTTTTACCTGGGTATTCAAAAACATATTTGAGGGGATTTCCGTATCTCAGGATGAAATCAACACGATGCGGGAAACTTACAGCAAAGCCCCGCTGATTCTAATTCCCTGCCATAAAAGTCACCTTGATTACCTGCTTTTACCCTATGTCATGTTCAAAAATAATATGCCTTGCCCCCACATTGCAGCGGGCAAAAACCTTTCCTTTTGGCCCCTTGGCCCGATATTCAGGGGTGCCGGCGCGTTTTTCCTGCGCCGGACATTCAAGGGAGCGGAATTGTATACCCGTATTTTTGCAGCATATATAGAGAAACTGCTCTATGAAGGTTTTAACATCAAAATTTATATTGAGGGAGGCAGAAGCCGGACAGGAAAAGTACTGCCCCCCAAAACCGGCGGGCTATCCATGATTATCCAGGCATTTTTAAGCGGTGCCTGTGAAGATCTTTATTTTGTGCCCATTTATGTGGGGTATGACAGGGTCCTGGAAGAAGACGCTTATCTCAAGGAAATTGAAGGCGGCAAAAAAACACCTGAAAACCTAAAAGGCCTGCTGAACACAAGAAAATTTTTAAAAAGAAAATACGGCAAAGTCTATCTTAAATTTGACACGCCGATTTCCATGAACACGTATATGGAAGAAAAAGGAGTTGATCTCAAAAAGACCAGTGACAGGGAGTTCAGTCACTTTGTCAAAGAATTCGGATACAAATTGATCAGTGCCATCAATGACAATACCGTTGCTACACCCCACGGTATCGTCGCCTCCGGCATCCTTAACTGCTCTGAAAGTACGTTTACAAAAAAGCAAATGTTTGCCCGGGTAAACACCTATATGAATCATTTGGTTTTTCACGGGGCGTATCTTTCCGACACATTGATGATTGACCCGGACAATGCCTTTAATTCAGTCATTGAAAATTTTATTTCCAGAAACTTCATTGAGCTTGCAGATGAGGACGAGGATGGCATCACAGACACCACCATGCTCATTGTCAAGCACAACAAAAGACCGGTCCTGGACTACTATAAAAACTCGGTAATCTGTTTCTTTGTACCAGCGGCCTATACGGCCGCAGCCATTATAGAAACAGACCGGTTTAAGTTTGACATGCAGGACCTTGTATCCAGGTATCAATTTTTGCAAAAACTGTTCACGGATGAATTTTCATTTGATGAAGAAATTACGGCACAAGAGCAGATTTCAAAGGCTTTAAAAGGCTTTATCAACGAGGGGATTCTCGTGCCTGACCCCCAATTTGCCGACACCTTTAACCTGACATCGGAAGGGCTGAGAAAATTAAAATGGTTTGCAACCTTTCTCATTCCCTTTTTTGAATCTTACATGACCTGTCTTGTCTTCCTGGAAAAAGAAAAGACAGATAAATATGATGTTAAAGAGCGTGCAAAAAAACTGCTATCCTTCGGTAATAAACTGTATAAACGCAACCAGGTGGTCCGAAAGGAGTCCTTGTCCCTGATCAATTACCGCAATGCCGTGAACTATTTTTCCAAAAACGATATCAACGGTTCCGGGGACCAGGAACGCATAGACGAATACAAGGAGATCCTTAATCTGCTTTCCAGACGGATCTCAAGTTAA
- a CDS encoding succinylglutamate desuccinylase/aspartoacylase family protein: protein MQRAITISDATVKSGTRATIHIPVPRLYTHTKMTMPVHVIHGRQPGPKLFVSSTVHGDEIIGIEIIRRLIALKKLDRLKGTLIAVPVVNVYAFIQNSRYSPDRRDLNRFFPGSDSGSLTSRLAATFMNEIVQHCDFGIDLHAGSNHRANLPQIRVNFDDEQAMDLARAFQVPAIINAKTRKGSLRQAARDKNVSTILYEAGEALRFDEVAIKAGVRGILSAMAVLDMLPKPVKKKKAIETLFVEDSYWVRAPASGILHIEKPLGNQIDKNTRVGFIADPFGGKEIEVVSAVSGMVIGCLNLPLVHQGDAIIHIASVEQLKLITPVINDFKEELG from the coding sequence ATGCAACGTGCGATAACTATTTCGGATGCTACAGTAAAATCTGGGACCCGGGCCACCATCCATATACCGGTGCCCCGATTATACACCCATACCAAAATGACTATGCCTGTTCATGTGATTCATGGCAGGCAACCTGGACCGAAACTTTTTGTTTCAAGTACTGTACATGGTGATGAAATCATTGGGATTGAAATCATCCGCCGCTTGATTGCTTTAAAAAAACTTGATCGGCTTAAAGGCACCTTGATTGCTGTCCCAGTTGTCAATGTCTATGCCTTTATACAGAATTCCCGATATTCTCCAGACCGTAGGGATTTAAATCGTTTTTTCCCAGGATCTGACAGTGGATCATTAACGTCTCGCCTTGCAGCCACTTTTATGAATGAAATTGTTCAGCATTGTGATTTTGGTATTGACCTTCATGCCGGGTCCAACCACAGGGCCAATTTACCCCAAATCCGGGTCAATTTTGATGACGAGCAAGCAATGGATCTGGCACGGGCATTTCAAGTACCGGCAATCATTAATGCAAAAACAAGGAAAGGATCTTTGCGTCAGGCAGCACGTGACAAGAACGTGAGTACTATTCTTTATGAAGCTGGAGAGGCGCTTAGATTTGACGAAGTGGCTATTAAAGCCGGTGTCAGGGGGATTTTATCTGCCATGGCGGTATTGGATATGCTTCCCAAGCCCGTCAAGAAAAAGAAAGCTATAGAAACCCTTTTTGTAGAAGACTCTTACTGGGTTAGAGCCCCCGCCAGTGGCATTCTGCATATAGAAAAGCCCCTTGGCAACCAGATTGACAAAAACACCCGAGTAGGTTTTATTGCAGACCCTTTTGGCGGAAAGGAGATTGAAGTAGTATCTGCTGTTTCTGGAATGGTTATCGGGTGTCTCAATCTACCGCTTGTTCACCAGGGCGATGCTATAATTCACATTGCTTCGGTGGAACAACTGAAACTGATAACACCAGTTATAAACGACTTTAAAGAAGAACTTGGGTAG
- a CDS encoding DUF1343 domain-containing protein has protein sequence MNKNLPRVKTGLDTLCDNLPGCLKDRRLGLLANPASITSQFAHAKDVIAQLFPGQICALFSPQHGFFAEKQDNMIESGHFKDPDLKIPVFSLYSETRIPTADMFAPIETLVIDIQDVGTRVYTFIYTISYCLEMAAELGKSVVILDRPNPVGGIQVEGNILEQDCVSFVGRYPIPMRHGMTVGEIAAYINTTQKIGCDLTVIPMQGWTRDMYWQDTGLVWIPPSPNLPTPLSAMVYPGQVIFEGTNLSEGRGTTLPFEQFGAPYIDIYTLKQRVDNRLRGIIIRPVCFQPTSGKWQNQTCKGVQIHVMDRDEYKPYLYSLILLQEIMRAHPNEFQFKAPPYEYEFERLPMDLILGSRKLRKNLEEMNDPIELEKAWQKPLQQFKQESQAFYIYDV, from the coding sequence ATGAACAAAAATTTACCACGGGTTAAAACCGGACTGGACACCCTTTGCGACAATCTGCCTGGATGCTTAAAGGACAGACGTTTGGGTCTTCTGGCAAATCCAGCCTCGATAACAAGTCAATTTGCACATGCAAAAGACGTTATAGCGCAACTCTTTCCCGGACAGATTTGTGCTCTGTTTTCACCCCAACACGGTTTTTTTGCGGAAAAACAAGACAACATGATTGAATCGGGACATTTCAAGGACCCGGATCTGAAGATACCGGTATTCAGCTTGTACAGTGAAACAAGAATTCCCACTGCCGATATGTTTGCCCCCATAGAGACCCTGGTCATAGATATCCAGGATGTAGGGACCCGTGTGTATACCTTTATATATACGATCTCGTATTGCCTTGAAATGGCGGCAGAACTTGGCAAATCTGTGGTGATTCTCGACCGGCCCAATCCCGTTGGTGGTATACAGGTTGAGGGCAATATCCTTGAACAGGACTGTGTCTCATTTGTTGGACGTTACCCCATCCCCATGCGCCATGGCATGACCGTAGGCGAGATTGCCGCCTATATTAATACAACCCAAAAGATCGGCTGTGACCTTACCGTGATTCCCATGCAGGGATGGACCAGGGATATGTACTGGCAGGATACCGGATTGGTCTGGATTCCACCATCTCCGAATCTACCCACACCGCTTTCAGCCATGGTATATCCCGGCCAGGTTATCTTTGAAGGGACCAATCTGTCGGAAGGCCGGGGGACCACCCTGCCCTTTGAACAGTTCGGTGCGCCGTATATCGATATTTATACATTAAAACAGCGTGTGGACAACCGCCTTAGAGGCATTATAATACGGCCAGTCTGCTTCCAACCCACATCCGGAAAATGGCAAAACCAGACATGCAAAGGCGTTCAAATCCACGTCATGGACAGAGATGAATATAAACCTTATTTGTATTCTCTAATTCTGTTACAGGAAATCATGAGGGCACATCCCAACGAATTTCAGTTCAAGGCGCCGCCCTATGAATATGAATTTGAGCGTCTGCCCATGGATCTAATCTTAGGAAGCCGGAAGTTGCGCAAAAATCTTGAAGAAATGAATGATCCCATTGAATTGGAAAAGGCTTGGCAGAAACCTTTGCAGCAGTTTAAGCAGGAGTCACAAGCCTTTTATATATATGATGTTTGA
- a CDS encoding DnaJ domain-containing protein, whose product MSTLIKFILILLGLAYLISPVDVIPEMYLPWIGWIDDSLVIMCLYHLIRYGRLPSFLFKKGSKQSSGKQGKGPETAKKTFRTAGPNGSNTTGQSAKKNASDRTSTFKSPYDILGVDDSASWSEIQTAYKNKAKQYHPDKLSHLGEEFSTLANEKFLEIQQAYTKLKSIYNR is encoded by the coding sequence ATGTCAACCCTGATTAAATTTATACTGATTCTTCTGGGCCTGGCCTATCTTATTTCACCTGTAGATGTTATTCCCGAAATGTATCTGCCCTGGATAGGATGGATAGATGACAGTCTGGTTATAATGTGTCTTTATCATCTGATCAGATATGGCCGGCTGCCCTCCTTTTTATTTAAGAAAGGCTCTAAACAATCGTCTGGGAAACAAGGGAAAGGTCCTGAAACTGCAAAAAAAACATTTAGAACAGCTGGACCAAACGGGTCCAATACAACAGGGCAATCAGCAAAAAAGAATGCGTCAGATAGAACCAGTACGTTTAAATCTCCATATGATATCCTTGGCGTGGACGATTCTGCGTCCTGGTCTGAAATTCAAACTGCATATAAAAACAAGGCCAAGCAATACCACCCGGATAAACTGTCCCACCTGGGTGAAGAATTTTCAACCCTTGCCAATGAAAAGTTTTTAGAAATTCAGCAGGCATATACAAAGCTAAAATCCATTTATAACCGGTAG
- the hisC gene encoding histidinol-phosphate transaminase has protein sequence MVFSISESVKTIKPYEAGKPLSEVEREYGITNAVKLASNENPFGCSPKVADAVLSKLSGMHRYPEPVPFTLCQKLAEKYHVHMENLVIGNGSDDIIALLAHGFLDPGQEAVMPLPSFLMYEISVKTAKGVPVMVPLTDFSTNLDGLVKAVTPETKMVFVTNPFNPTGAVITKNEFLRFADQLPDNVLIIVDEAYIEFVRDDSVYNALAVPLTDPRIVTLRTFSKAYGLAGFRIGYGVMDKSIAEILNRIRQPFNVNSLAQVAAQAALEDADFLSKTISGTHQGIDFLTQKFTEAGFEVLPTQANFIMVDVKTSSRDICEKLLRKGVVVRSMASYGYDTFLRINAGTEQENKTCVDALISVAGK, from the coding sequence ATGGTATTTTCAATCAGTGAGTCCGTAAAAACTATAAAACCCTATGAGGCAGGCAAACCATTAAGTGAAGTAGAGCGTGAGTATGGTATTACCAATGCGGTAAAACTTGCTTCCAATGAAAACCCTTTTGGGTGTTCTCCCAAAGTGGCTGACGCTGTTTTGTCGAAATTATCCGGGATGCATCGGTATCCTGAGCCGGTACCTTTTACATTATGCCAAAAACTTGCTGAAAAATACCATGTCCATATGGAAAACCTGGTCATTGGAAACGGTTCTGATGATATCATTGCCCTGCTTGCCCATGGATTTCTGGATCCCGGGCAGGAGGCAGTTATGCCGCTGCCTTCCTTTCTAATGTATGAGATCAGTGTGAAAACCGCAAAAGGCGTTCCGGTTATGGTTCCCCTAACGGATTTTTCCACCAATCTTGACGGGCTTGTCAAGGCTGTTACGCCTGAAACAAAAATGGTGTTTGTAACCAATCCCTTCAATCCCACCGGGGCTGTGATTACCAAAAATGAATTTTTACGATTTGCAGATCAACTGCCGGACAACGTGCTGATTATCGTGGATGAAGCTTATATTGAGTTTGTTCGCGACGATTCGGTCTACAACGCCTTGGCTGTGCCGTTAACGGATCCAAGAATCGTAACCTTAAGAACGTTTTCCAAAGCATACGGTCTTGCCGGTTTCCGTATTGGTTACGGGGTTATGGATAAATCTATCGCTGAAATTTTAAACCGGATACGTCAGCCCTTTAATGTGAATTCCCTTGCCCAGGTTGCCGCCCAGGCAGCCCTGGAAGATGCGGATTTTTTGTCCAAAACCATTTCCGGCACCCACCAGGGTATTGATTTTTTAACCCAAAAATTTACAGAAGCCGGTTTTGAGGTGCTGCCCACCCAGGCCAATTTTATTATGGTGGATGTAAAGACAAGTTCCCGGGACATCTGTGAGAAACTGCTTCGAAAAGGTGTGGTGGTGCGTTCTATGGCATCCTATGGATATGACACCTTTCTTCGCATCAATGCCGGCACGGAACAGGAAAATAAAACGTGCGTGGATGCGCTTATCAGTGTTGCAGGCAAATAA
- the dapB gene encoding dihydrodipicolinate reductase yields the protein MNCIPIMISGLPGNVARVMAEAALQDERFTLVPFSLTGEEITDGQVSVDQTKVTLLKPSEREEKINKILESYPGCICVDYTHPTAVNDNAKFYVSHKIPFVMGTTGGDRQDLERTVKNGPMPAVIAPNMAKQIVGLQAMLEYGANTFPGLFKGFSLKVKESHQQAKADTSGTAKALVACFNQLGTDFDISSIEKIRDPKIQKEDLGIPEQYIGGHGWHTYTLKAPDDSALFELTHNINGRQIYVSGTFDAVVFLKTKIDTNTFEQKLFTMIDVLTAGK from the coding sequence ATGAATTGTATACCCATCATGATCAGCGGACTGCCCGGCAATGTGGCCCGCGTAATGGCTGAAGCCGCCTTACAGGATGAGCGGTTTACCCTTGTACCCTTCTCCCTGACCGGGGAAGAAATTACCGATGGCCAGGTGTCTGTGGATCAAACAAAAGTAACCCTTTTAAAACCCAGTGAAAGGGAAGAAAAGATCAATAAAATTCTTGAATCCTACCCTGGCTGCATTTGTGTTGATTACACCCACCCGACAGCGGTAAATGACAATGCAAAATTTTATGTTTCGCATAAAATACCTTTTGTTATGGGCACCACGGGCGGAGACAGGCAAGATCTTGAACGGACGGTAAAAAACGGACCTATGCCTGCGGTCATTGCCCCGAACATGGCCAAACAGATTGTGGGGCTTCAAGCTATGCTTGAATACGGGGCAAACACCTTCCCTGGACTGTTTAAAGGATTCTCTCTTAAGGTCAAAGAGAGCCATCAGCAGGCAAAAGCCGACACATCAGGCACGGCCAAGGCCCTGGTAGCCTGTTTTAATCAACTCGGAACCGATTTTGATATTTCCAGCATTGAAAAAATAAGAGATCCCAAAATCCAAAAAGAAGATTTAGGCATTCCAGAGCAGTACATAGGGGGGCATGGGTGGCATACATATACACTTAAGGCCCCGGATGATTCCGCACTGTTTGAACTAACCCATAACATAAACGGGCGGCAAATTTATGTTTCAGGTACCTTTGATGCCGTCGTTTTTTTAAAAACCAAAATTGATACAAACACCTTTGAGCAAAAACTGTTCACCATGATTGATGTCCTGACCGCCGGAAAGTGA
- a CDS encoding sugar phosphate nucleotidyltransferase: protein MKALILAAGFGTRLLPYTQHLPKPLFTINGRPVLDYAVKNLLDAGCTTIFINAHHLADAIADFVDNHRSKNLLEVVFEPVILDTGGAIANLGSKLADDDFFVVNADVLCDFNLSHLMACHKASGNLATLLVHDYYRFNTICVDQTTPELGIVRHFSQAPESGLAFTGIQAISPGIFKYMPPEKIFSSIDVYKKLCCLEKISALKAEQFYWRDMGTPQDYQHTSRECLAGKIFGVVPSRIQEIDIQALAGDGSDRLWFRARHREKSLILSDHGICLDAAQCNTQPNNGTAQLHAFINIGKHLANKGIAVPQILGHDTISGQVAVSDLGNTHLADHIRGMDGKQITNWYQSVIDALVDFSFKGIENFDTAWTCQTPSYSKQMILDLECRYFMQAFVNGYLGRKEQFETFTPNFEHIADNALIYAMNGLMHRDCQSKNIMIHNGRPWFIDFQSARPGPIQYDLASLLIDPYVTLSRAVRDQLLNYALKKIGLEVSFDIDAFMHSFRYCCISRNLQMLGAFGFLTRVKNKNQFEKYIPAALKGLECRLKDLNEPEMADFTQFTQSLQGDLK, encoded by the coding sequence ATGAAAGCCCTGATACTTGCAGCAGGGTTTGGCACAAGACTGCTGCCCTATACGCAGCATTTGCCCAAGCCCCTTTTTACCATCAACGGCCGACCGGTTCTCGACTATGCCGTTAAAAATCTTTTAGATGCCGGTTGCACAACAATTTTTATCAATGCGCACCATCTGGCAGACGCCATTGCAGACTTTGTTGACAACCACCGGTCAAAAAACCTTCTGGAAGTGGTTTTTGAGCCTGTAATTCTCGATACCGGCGGAGCCATTGCCAACCTTGGCAGTAAGTTGGCAGATGATGACTTTTTTGTGGTTAATGCAGATGTACTCTGTGATTTTAATCTGTCACACCTGATGGCCTGCCACAAGGCATCTGGTAACCTTGCCACCCTGCTGGTCCATGACTACTACCGGTTCAATACCATCTGTGTGGATCAAACAACGCCAGAGCTCGGCATTGTCAGGCATTTTTCCCAGGCCCCGGAATCCGGTCTTGCGTTCACAGGAATCCAGGCAATATCCCCGGGCATTTTTAAATACATGCCCCCAGAAAAAATATTTTCAAGTATTGATGTATATAAAAAATTATGTTGCCTGGAAAAAATTTCTGCGCTCAAAGCCGAACAATTTTACTGGCGGGACATGGGCACACCCCAAGATTACCAACATACATCCAGGGAATGCCTGGCCGGCAAAATTTTTGGGGTCGTCCCATCCCGAATTCAAGAAATTGACATCCAGGCCCTGGCCGGAGACGGATCGGACCGTCTCTGGTTCCGCGCCCGGCATCGAGAAAAAAGCCTGATTCTCTCGGACCATGGTATCTGTCTGGATGCGGCCCAATGCAACACCCAACCTAACAACGGTACAGCCCAGTTGCATGCGTTTATAAACATAGGAAAGCATTTGGCTAACAAAGGCATCGCTGTACCACAAATCCTGGGTCATGACACCATTTCAGGTCAAGTGGCAGTGTCAGATCTGGGCAACACCCACCTGGCAGATCACATCCGGGGAATGGACGGAAAACAAATTACCAACTGGTATCAATCTGTCATTGACGCCCTGGTCGATTTTTCTTTCAAAGGGATTGAAAATTTTGATACGGCCTGGACCTGCCAAACCCCGTCCTACTCAAAACAGATGATCCTGGATCTGGAATGCCGGTATTTTATGCAGGCCTTTGTAAATGGATATCTTGGCCGCAAAGAACAGTTCGAAACCTTTACCCCAAATTTTGAGCATATTGCCGACAATGCTCTGATTTACGCAATGAACGGACTTATGCACAGGGACTGCCAGTCAAAAAACATCATGATCCATAACGGGCGCCCCTGGTTCATTGATTTTCAATCCGCACGACCAGGTCCGATTCAGTATGATCTGGCTTCCCTTTTAATTGACCCCTATGTTACACTGTCCCGGGCTGTCCGGGATCAACTTTTAAACTATGCGTTGAAAAAAATCGGCCTTGAAGTATCTTTTGATATAGATGCGTTTATGCACTCTTTCAGATACTGCTGTATTTCACGTAACCTTCAGATGCTGGGCGCGTTTGGTTTTTTAACCCGAGTTAAAAACAAAAACCAATTTGAAAAATATATCCCGGCAGCGTTGAAAGGACTTGAATGTCGGCTCAAAGACCTAAACGAACCCGAAATGGCCGATTTCACCCAATTTACCCAAAGCCTTCAAGGAGATTTAAAATGA